In Musa acuminata AAA Group cultivar baxijiao chromosome BXJ2-8, Cavendish_Baxijiao_AAA, whole genome shotgun sequence, one genomic interval encodes:
- the LOC135619068 gene encoding SH3 domain-containing protein 2-like isoform X1, producing the protein MEALRKQASKLREQVARQQQAVFKQFGGGGYGSPDSLFADAAEYKQHQKIENLYMSTRAAKHFQRDIVRGVEGYIVTGSKQVEIGNKLSEDSRKYGVGNTCTSGNTLSNAALSYARARSQMENEHGNLLKALGTQVAEPLRAMVVGAPLEDARHLAQRYDRMRQEAEAQATEVSKRHIKVRETAGIGDNISKLEAAEAKLQELKSNMAATGKEAVAAMAAVEAQQQRLTLQRLIAMVESERTYHQKILQILEQLEAEMLLERQRIEASPNPVSENFMPPPPSYEEASGFFVNSAVDGAIETVEYFLAEVINSYQAETDVELNLSVGDYVVVRKVSDNGWAEGECKGKAGWFPCAYIEKRERVLASKIASML; encoded by the exons ATGGAGGCTCTCAGGAAGCAGGCCTCCAAACTCAGGGAGCAGGTCGCCAGGCAGCAGCAG GCGGTTTTCAAGCAATTTGGAGGCGGTGGATATGGAAGTCCTGATAGCCTATTTGCAGATGCAGCAGAATATAAGCAGCATCAAAAAATAGAAAATCTTTATATGTCAACTCGGGCTGCTAAG CATTTTCAAAGGGATATAGTGCGTGGTGTGGAAGGATATATTGTTACAGGATCTAAACAAGTTGAAATTG GCAATAAATTGTCTGAAGATAGTAGAAAATATGGTGTTGGGAACACCTGCACCAGTGGGAATACTCTGTCGAATGCTGCTTTAAGTTATGCGAGGGCTCGTTCTCAGATGGAGAATGAGCATGGAAATCTGTTGAAAGCTCTTGGTACCCAG GTTGCAGAGCCATTAAGAGCCATGGTAGTGGGTGCTCCATTGGAGGATGCTCGCCACCTTGCCCAGAGATATGATAGGATGCGCCAAGAAGCTGAAGCTCAG GCTACTGAAGTTTCAAAGCGCCATATTAAAGTAAGAGAAACTGCTGGCATTGGTGATAACATTTCAAAGTTAGAAGCTGCTGAAGCTAAGTTGCAGGAGTTAAAATCTAATATGGCAGCAACAGGTAAGGAAGCTGTTGCAGCAATGGCTGCTGTGGAAGCTCAGCAACAAAGATTAACCTTACAGCGGCTTATTGCTATG GTTGAATCAGAGCGCACTTACCATCAGAAGATCCTACAAATCCTCGAACAACTTGAGGCAGAG ATGCTATTAGAACGTCAAAGAATCGAAGCCTCTCCTAATCCAGTTTCAGAAAACTTTATGCCTCCACCACCATCATACGAAGAAGCCAGTGGATTTTTTGTTAACTCAGCTGTTGATGGTGCTATTGAAACTGTGGAGTACTTTTTagctgag GTTATTAATTCATATCAGGCTGAGACAGATGTGGAACTTAACTTGTCCGTTGGTGACTATGTCGTTGTACGTAAG GTGTCAGATAATGGCTGGGCTGAAGGTGAATGCAAAGGAAAAGCAGGTTGGTTCCCTTGCGCATACATTGAGAAGAGGGAGCGTGTGCTTGCAAGTAAAATTGCTTCAATGCTATAG
- the LOC135619068 gene encoding SH3 domain-containing protein 2-like isoform X2, with product MEALRKQASKLREQVARQQQAVFKQFGGGGYGSPDSLFADAAEYKQHQKIENLYMSTRAAKVAEPLRAMVVGAPLEDARHLAQRYDRMRQEAEAQATEVSKRHIKVRETAGIGDNISKLEAAEAKLQELKSNMAATGKEAVAAMAAVEAQQQRLTLQRLIAMVESERTYHQKILQILEQLEAEMLLERQRIEASPNPVSENFMPPPPSYEEASGFFVNSAVDGAIETVEYFLAEVINSYQAETDVELNLSVGDYVVVRKVSDNGWAEGECKGKAGWFPCAYIEKRERVLASKIASML from the exons ATGGAGGCTCTCAGGAAGCAGGCCTCCAAACTCAGGGAGCAGGTCGCCAGGCAGCAGCAG GCGGTTTTCAAGCAATTTGGAGGCGGTGGATATGGAAGTCCTGATAGCCTATTTGCAGATGCAGCAGAATATAAGCAGCATCAAAAAATAGAAAATCTTTATATGTCAACTCGGGCTGCTAAG GTTGCAGAGCCATTAAGAGCCATGGTAGTGGGTGCTCCATTGGAGGATGCTCGCCACCTTGCCCAGAGATATGATAGGATGCGCCAAGAAGCTGAAGCTCAG GCTACTGAAGTTTCAAAGCGCCATATTAAAGTAAGAGAAACTGCTGGCATTGGTGATAACATTTCAAAGTTAGAAGCTGCTGAAGCTAAGTTGCAGGAGTTAAAATCTAATATGGCAGCAACAGGTAAGGAAGCTGTTGCAGCAATGGCTGCTGTGGAAGCTCAGCAACAAAGATTAACCTTACAGCGGCTTATTGCTATG GTTGAATCAGAGCGCACTTACCATCAGAAGATCCTACAAATCCTCGAACAACTTGAGGCAGAG ATGCTATTAGAACGTCAAAGAATCGAAGCCTCTCCTAATCCAGTTTCAGAAAACTTTATGCCTCCACCACCATCATACGAAGAAGCCAGTGGATTTTTTGTTAACTCAGCTGTTGATGGTGCTATTGAAACTGTGGAGTACTTTTTagctgag GTTATTAATTCATATCAGGCTGAGACAGATGTGGAACTTAACTTGTCCGTTGGTGACTATGTCGTTGTACGTAAG GTGTCAGATAATGGCTGGGCTGAAGGTGAATGCAAAGGAAAAGCAGGTTGGTTCCCTTGCGCATACATTGAGAAGAGGGAGCGTGTGCTTGCAAGTAAAATTGCTTCAATGCTATAG